Proteins found in one Gammaproteobacteria bacterium genomic segment:
- the mnmC gene encoding bifunctional tRNA (5-methylaminomethyl-2-thiouridine)(34)-methyltransferase MnmD/FAD-dependent 5-carboxymethylaminomethyl-2-thiouridine(34) oxidoreductase MnmC, with protein MLTAQTPQLNFNSDGIPCSELFGDPYFSLTNPLEESQHVFLSSTNIVQRWKNTQFTIAELGFGFGINFITTFNEWREHYSSEQHLHYISFERYPVQPADLAQCYKQLNIPSALTDYLLEHYPLPIKGFHRIEFNQYKLTLTLVFGEALACLKECNFVADAWFLDGFAPSKNKTLWSNEIANQLNRLTCNGGTLSTYSAASEVRKTFTKAGFNIEKKPGYGKKREMLVGTLINKTISNKHTLKDKSWLISHSAITKNKHALVIGAGMTGTAISSALAKRGWQVTMVDKNSTLASEASGNDNAILMPRLSADHNIQSQLTLLGFLYSLHYLNNLEKFLNTFRWHQCGAIQIPRDDAQWKRMQLIASQENIPPKLFQAVNQQQASELANCTIDRDGWYLPLAGWVSPIELCAALTEQYTDNISFRANTEICSIEKNDSQWIAYNPEQEECSADIVIIANAMAANQFSQTSWCQLHPKRGQISLIPKRDCNIQPSRIVCADAYITPTINSHYVVGATFITADTSTDIRQSEHKENMLKISKMIPSYHFNELQSLGGRAGIRAVSTDRLPIVGPVADEDKFNAMYHDAAQGSTHHKYPTPLYHEGLYLASGFGSRGLAWIPLCTEALACLINNEPSPLSNELLNAIHPNRILMKNLVKRVQSES; from the coding sequence ATGCTAACAGCTCAGACGCCACAACTAAACTTCAATAGTGATGGAATTCCCTGTTCCGAGTTATTTGGTGACCCTTATTTTTCTCTCACCAACCCACTGGAAGAAAGCCAGCATGTATTTTTAAGCAGCACTAATATTGTTCAGCGCTGGAAAAATACACAATTTACAATTGCTGAATTAGGCTTTGGCTTTGGCATAAACTTTATCACTACATTCAATGAATGGCGTGAGCATTACTCATCAGAACAACATTTACATTACATTAGTTTTGAAAGGTATCCGGTACAGCCAGCTGATCTTGCACAATGCTATAAGCAGTTAAACATTCCCTCAGCACTTACCGATTACTTATTAGAACACTACCCTCTTCCCATTAAAGGGTTTCACCGCATTGAATTCAACCAATATAAGTTAACTTTAACTCTAGTGTTTGGTGAAGCATTAGCTTGCCTTAAAGAATGTAACTTTGTTGCAGACGCTTGGTTTTTAGATGGCTTCGCACCAAGTAAAAATAAAACGCTATGGTCAAACGAAATAGCAAATCAGTTAAACAGACTCACATGTAATGGCGGAACACTTTCCACATACAGCGCTGCAAGCGAAGTTAGAAAAACATTCACTAAGGCCGGGTTTAATATCGAAAAGAAACCTGGTTATGGAAAGAAGCGAGAAATGCTGGTCGGTACGTTAATCAACAAGACTATTAGCAACAAGCACACTTTAAAAGATAAAAGCTGGTTGATTAGTCATTCAGCAATTACCAAAAATAAGCATGCGCTTGTTATTGGCGCAGGAATGACAGGTACCGCAATAAGCAGTGCATTAGCTAAACGCGGCTGGCAAGTAACCATGGTTGATAAGAACTCAACGCTAGCTAGCGAAGCATCTGGTAATGATAATGCGATTTTAATGCCGCGCTTAAGTGCTGATCATAACATTCAATCACAGCTGACACTGTTAGGTTTTCTATACTCTTTACATTATTTAAATAATTTAGAAAAATTTTTAAACACTTTTAGATGGCACCAATGTGGTGCTATTCAAATTCCTCGAGATGATGCTCAATGGAAAAGAATGCAATTAATCGCCTCACAAGAAAATATACCTCCAAAATTATTCCAAGCAGTCAACCAACAACAAGCAAGTGAATTAGCAAATTGCACTATTGACCGCGATGGCTGGTATCTACCGTTAGCAGGATGGGTATCACCAATAGAGTTATGCGCAGCACTTACTGAACAATACACTGACAATATTAGCTTTCGAGCAAATACAGAAATCTGTTCCATTGAAAAAAATGATTCACAGTGGATTGCATATAACCCAGAACAAGAAGAATGTTCTGCAGATATTGTGATCATTGCAAACGCCATGGCTGCTAATCAATTTTCTCAAACAAGCTGGTGTCAATTACATCCAAAGCGAGGACAAATTTCATTGATACCTAAAAGAGACTGCAATATTCAACCTAGTAGAATAGTCTGCGCTGATGCTTATATTACGCCGACAATCAATTCTCACTACGTCGTAGGGGCAACATTTATTACTGCAGATACTTCGACTGACATTCGACAATCCGAACATAAGGAAAACATGCTTAAGATAAGCAAGATGATCCCTAGTTATCATTTTAATGAATTACAATCTTTAGGAGGCCGTGCAGGTATTCGTGCCGTTAGTACAGATCGTTTGCCCATTGTTGGCCCAGTAGCTGATGAGGATAAATTTAACGCCATGTATCACGATGCTGCACAAGGTTCTACTCACCACAAATATCCAACACCCCTGTATCATGAAGGCTTATACTTGGCGAGCGGATTTGGTTCACGTGGGCTAGCCTGGATTCCATTATGCACCGAGGCATTAGCCTGTTTAATCAATAATGAACCCAGCCCTCTCAGCAATGAATTACTTAATGCTATCCACCCCAACAGAATTCTGATGAAGAATCTAGTTAAACGCGTACAATCTGAATCATGA
- a CDS encoding 3'-5' exonuclease, with protein sequence MSILVFDIESVPDYEAGRKIHKLTDDLSDKDVVKAMQHLQFQKSGSEFMPLHLQKIVAISVLFENRDQLKVWSLGNKDSGEKEIIQRFYEGIEQHTPTLVSWNGGGFDLPVLNYRSLLHGVQAPRYWETGDDDSSFRYNNYISRFHWRHTDLMDVLGNFQPRAGAKLDQIATMLGFPGKFGMDGSLVWEKFQEGAIDEIRNYCETDVLNTYLVYLQFEMIRGRCSRGLLEQKLERVKQLLRDSGENHLEEFLQVWEQGE encoded by the coding sequence ATGAGTATACTCGTATTTGATATCGAGTCCGTCCCAGACTATGAAGCGGGAAGGAAAATCCATAAATTAACTGATGATCTTTCAGACAAAGATGTGGTGAAAGCCATGCAACATCTTCAGTTTCAAAAATCTGGTTCAGAATTCATGCCGCTACATTTACAAAAAATTGTGGCGATATCGGTATTATTTGAAAACCGTGATCAGCTTAAAGTTTGGTCGCTAGGTAATAAAGATTCCGGTGAGAAAGAAATTATTCAACGCTTCTATGAAGGCATAGAGCAACATACACCCACGTTAGTCAGTTGGAATGGAGGCGGCTTTGATTTGCCGGTATTGAATTACCGTTCATTATTGCATGGTGTGCAAGCACCTCGTTACTGGGAGACTGGCGACGATGACAGTTCATTTCGTTACAATAATTATATTAGCCGTTTCCATTGGCGGCATACCGATTTAATGGATGTGCTTGGAAATTTTCAACCCAGAGCGGGTGCTAAATTAGACCAAATTGCTACCATGCTAGGTTTTCCAGGCAAGTTTGGAATGGATGGTAGTTTGGTGTGGGAGAAATTCCAAGAAGGCGCTATCGATGAGATTCGTAATTACTGCGAAACTGATGTGCTTAATACTTATCTAGTCTATCTGCAATTCGAAATGATTCGTGGGCGCTGTAGTCGTGGATTGTTAGAACAAAAACTAGAACGAGTAAAGCAACTGTTACGTGATTCTGGTGAGAATCATTTAGAAGAATTTTTGCAAGTGTGGGAGCAGGGAGAGTAA
- a CDS encoding ArsC family reductase: MITVYGIKNCDTVKKACNWFSKNNIDYQFHDFRKDGLSQAKLKQWASKVDWEILLNRRGTTWRKISDLEKESINKTNAIKLMAEQPTLIKRPVIEHNSNVLVGFSEDTYKVTF, translated from the coding sequence ATGATCACCGTCTACGGTATTAAAAATTGCGATACTGTAAAAAAAGCATGTAACTGGTTTTCGAAAAACAACATCGACTATCAGTTTCATGACTTTCGCAAAGATGGATTAAGCCAAGCCAAACTTAAACAATGGGCTAGCAAAGTCGATTGGGAAATATTACTTAATCGTCGCGGCACCACCTGGCGAAAAATCTCAGACCTGGAAAAAGAAAGCATCAACAAAACTAACGCAATTAAACTAATGGCTGAGCAACCCACACTGATCAAACGTCCAGTGATAGAACATAATAGCAATGTGCTCGTTGGATTCTCAGAAGACACTTACAAAGTAACGTTTTAA
- the dapC gene encoding succinyldiaminopimelate transaminase, translated as MDPNLNKLQPYPFEKLRALFSKGTQNSGLENINLSIGEPKSPTPVFIKEAMSNNLNYLANYPKTKGELLLRTAITDWLLNRFSLPKNSINPEQHILPVNGTREALFAIAQTVIDRSQNAKVLLPNPFYQIYEGAAYLAGAEPVYIDFTVINGEVPGINQVSEQTWQQTQLLYICTPSNPTGDIIPLTTLQKLLNLAHLHDFVICSDECYSEIYMDENNPPQGLLKACVANGDDCYRRCLAFYSLSKRSNSPGLRSGFVVGDTNIIAQFLKYRTYHGCAMPISTQLASAAAWGDETHVQTNRARYQQSFNYAIEEISREIEVKQPHAGFYLWLPTPIDDEQFALGLYSQQNVTVLPGKYLARSVNNQNPGTNRVRIALVATPEECKTAAQRITTYIKSIC; from the coding sequence ATGGATCCCAACCTAAACAAACTACAACCATATCCTTTTGAAAAATTACGCGCGCTGTTTTCAAAAGGCACTCAAAATAGCGGCTTAGAAAACATCAATCTATCCATAGGAGAGCCTAAAAGCCCAACACCTGTCTTCATCAAAGAAGCCATGTCAAACAACTTGAATTACCTAGCCAATTATCCAAAAACTAAAGGCGAACTATTATTACGAACCGCCATCACTGACTGGTTATTAAATCGATTTTCTTTGCCCAAAAATTCGATCAATCCTGAACAACATATCTTGCCTGTCAACGGCACACGCGAAGCATTGTTTGCGATTGCACAAACAGTTATAGACCGAAGTCAAAATGCAAAAGTCCTTTTACCTAATCCGTTTTACCAAATATATGAAGGCGCTGCTTATCTAGCTGGCGCCGAACCTGTGTATATTGATTTCACTGTCATTAATGGTGAAGTCCCTGGCATTAATCAAGTCAGCGAACAAACTTGGCAACAAACTCAACTGCTATATATATGCACCCCATCTAATCCAACCGGTGATATTATCCCTTTAACAACTCTGCAAAAGCTACTTAATTTAGCCCATCTGCATGACTTCGTGATTTGTTCAGATGAATGTTATTCAGAAATTTATATGGACGAAAACAACCCACCCCAAGGACTTTTAAAGGCATGTGTCGCCAATGGAGATGATTGCTACAGACGTTGTTTAGCATTTTACAGTTTATCCAAACGTAGTAATTCTCCCGGCTTGCGCTCCGGTTTTGTTGTCGGTGACACTAACATCATCGCTCAATTCCTTAAATACCGCACCTACCACGGCTGTGCCATGCCCATCAGCACCCAACTAGCCAGCGCTGCGGCTTGGGGAGATGAAACTCATGTACAAACCAATCGTGCACGCTATCAACAGAGCTTTAACTACGCCATAGAAGAGATTTCTAGAGAAATTGAGGTTAAACAACCTCATGCTGGATTTTATTTGTGGCTACCCACCCCGATAGATGATGAACAATTCGCTCTTGGGTTATACTCCCAGCAAAATGTCACGGTGCTGCCTGGCAAATATCTTGCGCGTTCAGTGAACAATCAAAATCCCGGCACCAATCGAGTCAGAATTGCATTAGTTGCGACTCCTGAGGAGTGTAAAACTGCTGCACAAAGAATTACCACTTATATAAAAAGCATATGTTAA
- a CDS encoding acyl-CoA thioesterase encodes MDHFKFVISEHLNHYGTLYGGNLLKWIDEVGYITAAVDFPNNRFVTVALENVEFKHRIEVGAVLKFSVEKLRMGNTSLTYDVKVYSAVEGAQSNTVLFETNITFVNIDEDGNKASIQH; translated from the coding sequence ATGGATCACTTTAAATTTGTAATATCCGAACATCTAAACCACTACGGTACATTATATGGCGGTAATTTATTAAAATGGATTGATGAAGTGGGTTACATTACTGCAGCAGTTGATTTTCCTAATAATCGGTTTGTCACCGTAGCGTTAGAGAATGTGGAATTTAAACACCGCATTGAAGTTGGCGCAGTATTAAAATTTTCTGTTGAGAAGCTACGTATGGGTAACACGTCATTGACTTATGATGTGAAAGTGTATTCCGCGGTCGAAGGCGCGCAATCAAATACTGTCTTATTTGAAACAAATATTACTTTTGTGAATATTGACGAAGACGGTAATAAAGCCAGTATTCAGCACTAA
- a CDS encoding pyridoxine 5'-phosphate synthase, with amino-acid sequence MVQSRVKLGVNLDHVATLRQARNTPYPDLMQAIKISESCGADGITLHLREDRRHIQDKDIYSAREVITTSMNFEMAATSEMQKIALQVKPEYCCIVPEKREELTTEGGLDVSAHRDRLTDLIAALKEENILVSLFVEPNALIIDVAAEIGATIIEIHTGHYADKHGQQQQHEFERIKDAVRHAAELGLTVNAGHGLHVGNVKPIADIDKMNELNIGHAIVSDSLFVGLESAIHNMRHAMDGES; translated from the coding sequence TTGGTTCAAAGTAGAGTGAAACTTGGAGTTAATTTGGATCATGTCGCAACCTTGCGACAAGCGAGAAATACTCCTTATCCAGATCTTATGCAAGCAATAAAGATTTCGGAATCTTGTGGTGCTGACGGCATCACATTGCATTTGCGTGAAGATCGCCGCCACATTCAAGATAAAGATATATATTCTGCACGTGAAGTCATTACAACAAGTATGAATTTTGAAATGGCCGCCACAAGTGAGATGCAAAAAATTGCGCTTCAAGTGAAGCCTGAATATTGCTGCATCGTCCCAGAGAAAAGAGAAGAGTTAACCACTGAAGGCGGGCTAGATGTATCTGCACATAGAGATAGATTGACTGATTTGATTGCAGCATTAAAAGAAGAAAATATTCTTGTGTCTTTGTTTGTTGAGCCTAATGCGTTGATTATTGATGTGGCGGCAGAGATAGGCGCAACAATTATAGAGATACATACAGGACATTACGCGGATAAGCATGGTCAACAGCAGCAGCATGAATTTGAGCGTATCAAAGATGCAGTAAGGCATGCTGCTGAACTTGGTTTGACAGTGAATGCGGGACATGGCTTACATGTAGGAAACGTTAAGCCGATTGCTGATATTGATAAAATGAATGAGCTAAATATTGGACACGCAATTGTTTCGGATTCGTTATTTGTAGGTTTGGAAAGTGCAATTCATAACATGCGTCATGCAATGGACGGTGAATCGTAA
- the dapD gene encoding 2,3,4,5-tetrahydropyridine-2,6-dicarboxylate N-succinyltransferase, with translation MSNIQDVIEGAFEDRANISPSNVSSEVKVAVIDAIGQLDSGKARVAEKINSEWIVNDWLKKAVLLSFRIEENSVMPGGAAQYYDKVPPKFANQSAEEFEKMGVRIVPNAMARRGSYIAPNTVLMPSFVNIGAYVDTGTMVDTWVTVGSCAQIGKNVHLSGGVGIGGVLEPLQAAPTIIEDNCFIGARSEVVEGVIVEQGAVISMGVYIGKSTKIYNRETGEVTYGRIPAGSVVVSGNLPSKDGKYSLYCVVIVKQVDEKTRSKVGINELLRSID, from the coding sequence ATGAGCAATATTCAAGATGTTATCGAAGGCGCGTTCGAAGACCGCGCAAATATCTCGCCTAGCAATGTCAGCAGTGAGGTTAAAGTAGCTGTGATTGATGCTATCGGTCAACTTGATTCTGGTAAAGCGCGTGTTGCTGAAAAAATTAATAGTGAATGGATTGTTAATGACTGGTTGAAAAAAGCCGTACTTCTATCTTTTCGCATTGAGGAAAACAGCGTCATGCCAGGCGGTGCCGCTCAATACTACGATAAAGTACCACCAAAGTTCGCCAACCAATCTGCTGAAGAATTTGAAAAAATGGGTGTGCGCATTGTGCCAAATGCAATGGCAAGACGCGGATCATATATAGCACCCAATACGGTATTAATGCCGAGCTTTGTAAATATCGGAGCCTATGTAGATACCGGCACTATGGTAGACACATGGGTGACCGTAGGCTCATGTGCTCAGATCGGTAAAAATGTTCACCTTTCTGGAGGTGTTGGCATTGGTGGTGTTTTAGAGCCATTACAAGCCGCTCCAACTATCATTGAAGACAACTGCTTTATCGGCGCACGTTCCGAAGTAGTTGAAGGAGTCATCGTTGAACAAGGCGCTGTTATTTCAATGGGCGTTTACATAGGTAAGAGTACAAAGATTTATAACCGCGAAACTGGCGAAGTGACTTACGGTCGCATCCCGGCAGGTTCTGTCGTTGTATCTGGGAACTTACCCTCTAAAGACGGCAAGTACAGTTTGTACTGTGTAGTAATCGTGAAACAGGTAGACGAGAAGACTCGCAGCAAAGTTGGCATTAACGAATTGCTACGTAGCATCGACTAA
- the cysM gene encoding cysteine synthase CysM, producing MNYKTLADFVGNTPLVKLQYLNPNTSNTILLKLEGNNPAGSVKDRPALNMINAAQDRGDIKPGDTLIEATSGNTGIALAMAAAVQGYKMILVMPSTMTIERRAAMSAFGAELVLVTGEEGMEGARDLALKMQSEGKGIVLDQFANPDNSMAHYKSTGPEIWNDTNGEVTHFVSSMGTTGTIMGTSKYLKEQNSEINIVGVYPEEGSQIPGIRKWEKQYEPAIFDESKVDQIEYVSRQQADDMAVKLGKEEGIFCGVSSGGALLAALRLSKRVENATIVCIICDRGDRYISTGIFDPVPSS from the coding sequence ATGAACTATAAAACACTTGCAGATTTTGTGGGCAACACGCCTTTAGTAAAATTGCAGTATTTGAATCCTAATACGAGTAATACAATATTATTGAAGCTTGAAGGTAACAATCCTGCGGGATCGGTAAAAGACCGACCTGCCTTGAATATGATTAACGCAGCGCAAGATCGCGGTGATATTAAGCCGGGTGATACATTAATTGAAGCCACTAGCGGTAATACTGGTATTGCTTTAGCTATGGCAGCGGCAGTGCAGGGATATAAAATGATTTTAGTCATGCCATCAACTATGACCATAGAACGGCGTGCAGCGATGTCGGCGTTTGGTGCAGAATTGGTACTCGTCACCGGCGAAGAGGGCATGGAAGGAGCGCGTGACTTAGCGTTAAAAATGCAATCTGAAGGAAAGGGGATAGTGCTAGATCAATTCGCAAATCCTGACAACTCTATGGCACATTATAAATCCACTGGTCCTGAAATATGGAATGATACTAATGGTGAAGTTACTCATTTTGTTAGTTCAATGGGTACAACAGGGACCATCATGGGAACGTCAAAATATCTGAAAGAACAGAATTCAGAAATTAATATTGTTGGTGTTTACCCTGAAGAAGGTTCGCAAATTCCTGGAATTCGGAAATGGGAAAAACAATATGAGCCAGCGATATTCGATGAATCAAAAGTCGATCAAATAGAATATGTATCGCGACAACAAGCAGATGATATGGCAGTCAAGCTTGGGAAGGAAGAAGGAATTTTTTGTGGAGTCTCTTCAGGTGGGGCATTGTTGGCTGCATTAAGATTATCTAAAAGAGTTGAGAATGCCACGATAGTTTGTATTATTTGTGATCGTGGGGATCGTTATATTTCTACTGGGATTTTTGATCCTGTACCTAGTTCATGA
- the recO gene encoding DNA repair protein RecO: MRVELEPSYVLHSRPYRETSMIIYALTEQHGIVHMVSRGARKKGNNNLQPFTKMYLSWSGRGDLVSLTKIEHEHSRYTSNFRAQVQCFYLHELILKLIPKLSPAPELFDLYEYSLDCMINNPEDEYILRNFEIRLMAIMGHPLQLRYDYNNDEEIQKQLLYRYDPDLGPTQTTLKQAQWNVVTGKLLTDIEENNLTAESLPEAKIFLRGIIRHFLQGKPLMTRRLLKVN; this comes from the coding sequence ATGCGCGTAGAACTAGAACCATCATATGTTTTGCATAGTCGCCCGTATCGCGAGACGAGCATGATTATATATGCGCTTACTGAACAGCATGGCATTGTGCATATGGTGTCCAGAGGCGCGAGGAAGAAAGGCAATAATAATTTACAACCTTTTACAAAAATGTATCTTTCGTGGTCAGGTCGTGGCGACTTAGTTTCGCTAACAAAGATTGAGCATGAGCATTCTCGTTATACAAGTAATTTCCGCGCACAGGTGCAATGCTTCTATCTGCATGAGTTAATCCTAAAGTTAATTCCAAAACTAAGTCCAGCACCAGAACTTTTTGATTTATATGAATACTCACTAGATTGCATGATAAATAATCCTGAAGATGAGTATATTCTACGAAATTTTGAGATTCGTTTGATGGCGATCATGGGTCATCCATTACAGCTTAGATATGATTACAACAATGATGAAGAAATACAGAAGCAACTATTGTATCGTTATGATCCAGATCTGGGACCAACGCAAACAACGCTGAAGCAAGCTCAATGGAATGTGGTAACAGGTAAATTATTGACTGATATAGAAGAGAATAATTTAACTGCTGAAAGTTTGCCTGAGGCTAAAATTTTTCTTCGCGGCATAATTAGACATTTTCTTCAAGGGAAGCCGCTAATGACTAGGCGACTATTAAAGGTAAATTAA
- the acpS gene encoding holo-ACP synthase: MILLGAGIDIVEVQRIKDIIERRGDKFIEKIMHQKELEELANVSNLEAFVAKRFAVKEAAAKALGTGIGKQLSFTDMYVEHDDLGKPLLKFTDDCCLRLSMHNKHSLLTIADERAYAVAHVLIFAKE; this comes from the coding sequence ATGATTTTGCTAGGTGCGGGAATTGATATAGTCGAAGTGCAGCGAATAAAAGATATTATTGAGAGACGCGGCGACAAATTTATAGAAAAAATAATGCACCAAAAAGAATTAGAAGAATTAGCTAATGTATCTAATTTAGAGGCCTTTGTTGCGAAGCGATTTGCCGTCAAAGAGGCTGCAGCAAAAGCACTGGGAACGGGTATAGGAAAACAGTTAAGTTTTACAGATATGTATGTTGAACATGACGATTTAGGTAAGCCACTACTAAAATTCACGGACGATTGTTGTTTGCGGTTGAGTATGCATAATAAACACTCATTATTGACCATTGCAGATGAGAGGGCGTACGCTGTTGCTCATGTGCTAATTTTTGCTAAAGAATAA
- the dapE gene encoding succinyl-diaminopimelate desuccinylase, protein MSKTLELSKQLIQKPSVTPKDEGCLDLLAERLAASGFTTENLPFEDVSNAWIRKGSEAPLFVFAGHTDVVPTGPEEQWTYPPFAATVVDGQLHGRGSADMKTGIAAMVVAVEEFIEENPDHKGSIAFLLTSDEEGPSINGTVKVVEHLQNNNINIDYCLVGEPSSTNIVGDVIKNGRRGSLCAHLKIIGKQGHVAYPHLANNPIHIISDLLAELTKIEWDKGNDHFPATSFQISNIQSGTGAENVIPATAEASFNLRFSTEITEDEIKQRIEQIINGKNIQHELTWRLSGNPFLTPKGKLVEACQHAIKTITGTETELSTGGGTSDGRFIAPTGAEVVELGVVNATIHQIDEHTNIDELNRLKNIYKELIKSLYG, encoded by the coding sequence GTGAGCAAAACACTAGAACTTAGCAAGCAACTCATACAAAAACCTTCTGTTACCCCCAAAGACGAAGGTTGTCTAGATTTGCTCGCCGAACGATTAGCTGCCAGTGGATTCACTACGGAAAATTTGCCGTTTGAAGATGTCTCCAATGCATGGATACGCAAAGGCTCTGAAGCACCTCTATTCGTATTTGCAGGTCATACTGATGTTGTACCAACTGGCCCAGAAGAACAGTGGACCTACCCGCCCTTTGCAGCAACTGTAGTAGACGGCCAATTACACGGTCGTGGATCAGCAGATATGAAAACTGGCATTGCTGCTATGGTGGTTGCTGTTGAAGAATTTATTGAAGAAAATCCCGACCATAAAGGATCAATAGCATTCTTATTAACAAGCGACGAAGAAGGCCCATCTATAAATGGCACTGTCAAGGTAGTTGAGCATTTACAAAACAATAACATTAATATTGATTACTGTTTGGTGGGCGAGCCTTCCAGCACCAATATCGTAGGCGACGTAATAAAAAATGGGCGTCGCGGCTCATTGTGTGCACACTTAAAAATTATTGGCAAACAAGGTCATGTTGCCTATCCACATCTGGCAAACAACCCAATCCATATTATTTCTGATTTGTTAGCTGAGCTAACTAAAATTGAATGGGACAAAGGCAACGATCACTTCCCTGCCACCTCATTTCAAATTTCAAACATTCAATCTGGTACAGGTGCAGAAAATGTAATCCCGGCGACTGCAGAAGCCTCATTCAACTTGCGCTTTTCTACTGAAATAACAGAAGACGAAATTAAACAGCGCATTGAACAAATCATCAATGGCAAAAACATTCAACACGAACTCACCTGGCGATTGTCAGGCAACCCTTTCCTAACGCCAAAAGGAAAACTCGTTGAAGCCTGTCAACATGCAATTAAAACTATTACAGGCACAGAGACTGAATTATCTACCGGCGGAGGCACTTCTGACGGACGCTTTATTGCACCCACAGGTGCAGAGGTGGTTGAGCTTGGAGTTGTCAATGCCACTATTCATCAAATTGATGAACATACTAATATCGACGAACTTAATCGGCTTAAAAATATTTACAAGGAATTGATAAAGTCACTGTATGGTTAG
- the era gene encoding GTPase Era, with amino-acid sequence MDARCGYVAIIGRPNSGKSTLFNCLVGQKISSMSYRPQTTRHRIVGVRTDSDSQFIFLDTPGIHLGGRRLLNRVLNKNALNVLHDVHLIFWLIDRGQWTQEEDHIKRSLEKIDCPVILVVNKIDKLERRDDLLVILQNLSLKFSFAEMIPISAIKQDNINDLVETGKRYLPESEFYYPEEYLTDRDQKFIVSETIREAAFMYLEKELPYATHIEIEKYENQNEYVNISAVIWIEKDGQKAILIGRKGEMLKKIGSRARSEIQKQIDSKVHLELWVKLKKDWQDNPQIVGEYES; translated from the coding sequence ATGGATGCACGCTGTGGATATGTGGCAATTATAGGGCGTCCAAATTCAGGGAAGTCGACATTATTTAATTGTTTGGTTGGGCAGAAAATATCTTCTATGAGTTATAGACCGCAAACGACACGACATCGTATTGTGGGGGTAAGAACAGACTCAGATTCGCAGTTTATTTTTCTCGATACACCTGGGATTCATCTTGGCGGTAGGCGTTTGCTGAATCGAGTGTTAAATAAAAATGCTCTAAATGTATTACATGATGTGCATTTGATATTCTGGTTAATAGATCGAGGGCAGTGGACACAAGAAGAAGATCATATAAAAAGGTCGCTTGAGAAAATCGACTGTCCTGTGATTTTGGTAGTAAATAAGATTGATAAATTAGAGCGTCGTGATGATTTGTTGGTAATATTGCAGAATCTATCGCTTAAATTCTCATTTGCAGAGATGATCCCGATTTCTGCAATAAAACAAGATAATATTAATGATTTGGTAGAAACTGGTAAGCGATATTTGCCGGAATCTGAATTTTATTACCCTGAGGAATACTTAACTGACCGCGATCAAAAGTTTATTGTTTCGGAAACGATAAGAGAAGCAGCGTTTATGTATTTGGAAAAAGAATTACCTTATGCAACCCATATTGAGATTGAAAAATATGAAAACCAAAATGAGTACGTGAATATATCTGCGGTTATTTGGATAGAGAAAGATGGTCAAAAAGCAATACTCATAGGTCGTAAAGGAGAGATGCTAAAAAAAATCGGGTCTCGAGCACGCAGCGAGATTCAAAAGCAAATTGATTCAAAAGTACACTTGGAATTGTGGGTTAAATTGAAAAAGGATTGGCAAGACAATCCGCAAATTGTCGGGGAATACGAGTCGTAA